From Polaribacter butkevichii, a single genomic window includes:
- a CDS encoding patatin-like phospholipase family protein — protein sequence MKKALVISGGGSKGAFAGGVAQYLMKKENKDYDLFIGTSTGSLMVSHLALGRLDDLKELYTNVNQKTIFSNNPFQIKKVAGEKVISIRHLNTFWNFLNGRKTFGESKNLRTLIRKKITREMYEEIRKNNKEVVVTVSNLTANQIEYKSINECTYDDFCDWIWGSCNYVPFMSLLEKNNCQYADGGFGSLVPIREAILRGATEIDAIILETEVTQFNRLPATNPFSLLFDVFDFMLTHVERHNITIGKLAATNKDIKLNLYYTPTVLTTNSLVFDETLMRKWWKSGYKYAKSKQEELMSEFRPDVLTDQEIDVEVDENLS from the coding sequence ATGAAAAAAGCGTTGGTAATTTCTGGAGGAGGGAGTAAAGGAGCATTTGCAGGTGGAGTTGCGCAATACTTAATGAAAAAAGAAAATAAAGATTATGATTTGTTTATAGGTACCTCTACAGGTAGTTTAATGGTGTCTCACTTGGCTTTAGGGAGATTAGATGATTTAAAAGAATTATATACCAATGTAAATCAGAAAACTATTTTTAGTAATAATCCTTTTCAAATTAAAAAAGTAGCCGGAGAAAAAGTAATTAGCATTCGCCACTTAAATACTTTTTGGAATTTTTTAAATGGAAGAAAAACCTTTGGGGAAAGTAAAAATCTACGTACTTTAATTAGAAAGAAGATTACCCGTGAAATGTATGAAGAAATTAGAAAAAACAATAAAGAGGTTGTGGTTACTGTTTCTAATTTAACGGCAAATCAAATTGAGTATAAATCTATAAACGAATGTACTTATGATGATTTTTGCGATTGGATTTGGGGTTCTTGTAACTATGTGCCTTTTATGAGTTTGTTAGAAAAAAACAATTGTCAATATGCAGATGGTGGTTTTGGGTCTTTAGTACCTATTAGAGAAGCAATTTTACGCGGAGCAACAGAAATTGATGCCATTATTTTAGAAACAGAAGTAACGCAGTTTAATAGATTACCAGCAACCAATCCTTTTTCTTTATTGTTTGATGTGTTCGATTTTATGTTAACCCATGTAGAACGTCATAATATTACTATTGGTAAATTGGCGGCAACCAATAAAGATATTAAACTAAACCTATATTATACACCCACTGTTTTAACGACTAATTCTTTAGTTTTTGATGAAACTTTAATGCGTAAATGGTGGAAATCTGGTTATAAATATGCAAAATCTAAACAAGAAGAATTAATGAGTGAGTTTAGACCAGATGTTTTAACAGATCAAGAAATAGATGTAGAAGTTGATGAAAATTTATCATAA
- a CDS encoding WD40/YVTN/BNR-like repeat-containing protein has product MKRIIIFIFAFLFLISCKEDYQPREINTINVKEYPIDSVSIRAIYAINEFEVMYAGSNGTIGYFSDVETSKLKPMVLDIKYQDSIRPNFRSIASNGKAVFALSIANPALLYRIFDGKATLQYTENHEKVFYDALQFFDDNLHGIAVGDPTENCASILLTSDGGNTWHKIPCSKLPVFDEGEAFFAASNTNIKTIGSSVWIASGGNKARILKSDNFGDTWQVIETPIVQGSGPQGIYSIDFVDNKNGIAIGGDYSKPLENKANKAITKDGGLTWTLVADNQTPNYKSCVQYVPNTNGKEVFAVGKTGISYSNNGGLTWVNVSKEAYYSIQFVDRNIAWLSGNNKLGKLILK; this is encoded by the coding sequence ATGAAGAGAATAATCATATTTATTTTTGCTTTCCTATTTTTAATCTCTTGTAAAGAAGATTATCAACCTAGAGAAATCAATACAATTAACGTAAAAGAGTATCCAATAGATAGTGTTAGCATTCGTGCAATTTATGCTATAAATGAATTTGAAGTAATGTATGCAGGTTCTAATGGTACCATCGGTTACTTTTCGGATGTGGAAACTTCTAAATTAAAACCAATGGTATTAGATATTAAGTATCAAGATTCTATTCGCCCAAATTTTAGAAGTATCGCTTCTAACGGAAAAGCCGTTTTTGCTTTAAGTATTGCAAATCCTGCCTTATTATATCGCATATTTGATGGAAAAGCTACCTTACAATATACCGAAAATCACGAAAAAGTATTTTATGATGCCTTACAGTTTTTTGATGACAATTTACACGGAATTGCAGTGGGAGATCCTACAGAGAATTGTGCTTCTATTCTTTTAACTTCGGATGGAGGAAATACTTGGCACAAAATTCCGTGTTCTAAATTACCCGTTTTTGATGAAGGTGAAGCTTTTTTTGCCGCCAGTAATACCAATATTAAAACTATAGGAAGTTCGGTTTGGATTGCTTCTGGAGGAAATAAAGCACGTATTTTAAAATCTGATAATTTTGGGGATACTTGGCAAGTTATTGAGACACCAATTGTGCAAGGTTCTGGGCCACAAGGAATCTATTCTATTGATTTTGTTGATAATAAAAACGGAATAGCCATTGGTGGAGATTACTCAAAACCGCTAGAGAACAAGGCAAACAAAGCGATTACAAAAGATGGTGGCCTTACTTGGACTTTAGTTGCAGATAACCAAACCCCTAATTACAAAAGCTGTGTACAATATGTACCCAACACCAATGGTAAAGAGGTTTTTGCTGTGGGTAAAACCGGAATTTCATATTCTAATAATGGCGGTTTAACTTGGGTAAATGTTAGCAAAGAAGCCTATTATTCCATTCAGTTTGTAGATAGAAATATTGCGTGGTTATCTGGTAATAACAAATTAGGAAAACTAATTTTAAAATAA
- a CDS encoding outer membrane beta-barrel protein, with amino-acid sequence MKQLITVLAAILISTITYGQFQISASTGYSMSSAGMKLGEKINTSGIENTYGSYGEGLNFQVRGTYYFTNKFGIDLALGYLRGADKTVSEVNIPNTSIDAIARARAFGAATSMVYKFTDNFYGRLGALVKVGGKTEAVVYSKSVFSDAQADGQGLPRGSYSETNYVEDYHGHFPLGVVAALGYEINLTNNLNLFVEAEYYGISLKRKDSEITEFNTDIVLPDGTVAKSGLYTLDNLPKPTTNNENNVFLSTTYVDKISPAEAQAQEQAIEAGDSSHSTELSQKVPYSSFGINFGITYKFKNAAKK; translated from the coding sequence ATGAAACAATTAATTACAGTTTTAGCTGCTATTTTAATTAGCACAATTACTTATGGTCAGTTTCAAATTTCTGCAAGTACTGGATATTCTATGAGCAGTGCCGGAATGAAACTAGGAGAAAAAATTAATACGTCAGGAATCGAAAATACCTACGGAAGTTATGGTGAAGGTTTAAATTTTCAAGTAAGAGGAACCTATTATTTTACCAATAAATTTGGAATAGACTTAGCCCTTGGGTATTTAAGAGGTGCGGACAAAACCGTTTCTGAAGTTAATATCCCAAATACAAGTATTGATGCCATTGCAAGAGCACGTGCTTTTGGTGCAGCAACTTCTATGGTATATAAGTTTACAGATAATTTTTACGGACGTTTAGGTGCTTTGGTAAAAGTTGGGGGAAAAACAGAAGCTGTTGTGTATAGTAAATCAGTTTTTAGTGATGCACAAGCTGATGGTCAAGGATTACCTAGAGGGTCTTATTCTGAAACCAATTATGTAGAAGATTACCACGGTCATTTTCCATTAGGTGTTGTGGCTGCTTTGGGGTACGAAATAAATTTAACAAACAACCTTAACCTTTTTGTAGAAGCAGAATATTATGGCATCAGTTTAAAACGTAAAGATTCTGAAATTACAGAATTTAATACAGATATTGTTTTACCTGATGGTACAGTTGCTAAAAGTGGTTTATACACTTTAGACAACTTACCAAAACCGACTACTAATAATGAAAATAATGTTTTCTTATCAACAACATATGTAGATAAAATATCGCCTGCAGAAGCACAAGCCCAAGAACAGGCAATTGAGGCAGGGGATTCATCTCATTCAACAGAATTATCACAAAAAGTACCTTATTCTTCTTTTGGTATTAACTTTGGTATTACTTACAAATTTAAAAATGCCGCTAAAAAATAA
- a CDS encoding dual specificity protein phosphatase family protein — protein sequence MKKLTLLVLLCLGIVHTHNAQETPLKKVASKHFKNLYKINDGLYRAEQPSKKGFKEIELMGVKTVLNLRRLRNNTKKAADFNFNLVHHSIKTKQLNEEDILNALRVIKNAKQPVLVHCWHGSDRTGTIIAAYRMVMDNWSKEQAIKEFLIDDLGYHKHRYPNLLVLLRNLDIQKMKKKLAIT from the coding sequence ATGAAAAAATTAACACTACTCGTTTTACTGTGTTTGGGAATTGTACATACTCATAATGCGCAAGAAACACCTTTAAAAAAGGTAGCCTCAAAGCATTTTAAAAACCTTTATAAGATTAATGATGGTTTGTACCGAGCAGAACAACCCAGTAAAAAAGGGTTTAAAGAAATAGAATTGATGGGAGTAAAGACGGTGCTTAATTTAAGACGTCTTAGAAATAATACCAAAAAAGCAGCAGATTTTAATTTTAATTTGGTGCATCATTCTATTAAAACTAAACAGTTAAATGAAGAAGATATTTTAAATGCACTACGTGTGATAAAAAATGCTAAACAACCTGTTTTAGTACATTGCTGGCATGGATCTGATAGAACAGGAACAATTATTGCGGCTTACAGAATGGTGATGGATAACTGGTCTAAAGAGCAAGCAATTAAAGAGTTTCTAATAGATGATTTAGGATATCATAAGCATAGATATCCCAATTTATTGGTCTTATTAAGAAATTTAGACATCCAAAAAATGAAAAAGAAGTTAGCAATTACCTAG
- a CDS encoding CBU_0592 family membrane protein: protein MKLLIDVLGWSGSGFLILAYGLTLVENNKYVNYSKYLNLFGALLIAINCYYYNAIPSFVSNLIWSVMATFTLYRTKRKERVFNHHKVITKRFFRY, encoded by the coding sequence ATGAAATTGTTAATTGATGTATTAGGATGGTCTGGATCGGGCTTTTTAATTCTTGCTTACGGGTTAACACTCGTAGAAAACAATAAATATGTAAATTATTCTAAATATTTAAATTTATTTGGAGCCCTTTTAATAGCTATTAATTGTTATTATTATAATGCCATACCGTCTTTTGTATCTAATTTAATATGGAGTGTAATGGCAACGTTTACTTTATACAGAACCAAAAGAAAAGAACGTGTTTTTAATCATCATAAAGTAATTACAAAGCGTTTTTTTAGATACTAA
- a CDS encoding helix-turn-helix domain-containing protein, protein MISEIKKYVFKKGLPHEFELVNLAELYTNYFDDLTIPHRADFYQIIWFKKGSPTHIVDFNPIKIQPNSILFVDKNSVQCFDASEPIEGIALLFTDNFFCKTDYDTKFLRSSMLFNDLYTISTIEVHDLTPIFTSFFNLIETELTTNSDNYQSDILRNYLQNLLLLSERERQNQNSTQINKGTDLECVINFRDLLDKHFKEQKSVSKYALQLNVTQKRLSSATLKIMAITPKQMIDARILLEAKRLLIHTTDSVKEIGYTLGFEEPTNFVKFFKKHQTITPKEFRNRF, encoded by the coding sequence GTGATTTCGGAAATTAAAAAATATGTTTTTAAAAAAGGATTACCTCATGAATTTGAGCTTGTAAACTTAGCAGAATTATATACCAATTATTTTGATGATTTAACGATACCACACAGAGCAGATTTTTATCAAATTATATGGTTTAAAAAAGGAAGCCCTACACATATCGTAGATTTTAATCCTATTAAAATACAACCAAATTCTATCTTATTCGTTGATAAAAACAGCGTGCAATGTTTTGATGCTTCAGAGCCTATAGAAGGCATTGCGCTTTTATTTACAGATAACTTTTTTTGTAAAACGGATTATGATACTAAGTTTTTAAGAAGTAGTATGCTTTTTAATGATTTATACACCATTTCTACCATTGAAGTACATGATTTAACGCCTATTTTTACTAGTTTTTTTAACTTAATAGAAACAGAATTAACAACCAATTCAGATAATTATCAATCGGATATTCTTAGAAATTATCTTCAAAATTTGTTGCTTTTATCAGAAAGAGAACGACAAAATCAAAATAGCACACAAATTAATAAAGGAACAGATTTAGAATGCGTTATTAACTTTAGAGACTTGCTAGATAAACATTTTAAAGAACAAAAATCGGTTAGCAAATATGCACTTCAATTAAATGTTACTCAAAAGCGTTTAAGTAGTGCAACTTTAAAAATAATGGCAATTACACCAAAACAAATGATAGATGCCAGAATCTTATTAGAAGCCAAACGATTGCTTATACATACCACTGATAGTGTAAAAGAAATAGGATATACACTGGGTTTTGAGGAACCTACTAATTTTGTAAAATTTTTTAAAAAACATCAAACCATTACGCCTAAAGAGTTTAGAAATCGATTTTAA
- a CDS encoding HYC_CC_PP family protein, translated as MKQVSHKIMSFVMAIVVLFSTMSFTVSMHYCGETLVETAMFHKAEGCGMEMQKPATKDCSITKKDCCNDEQIVVDGQDELQLQVDTISFEQQLFIASFVYTYINLFEGLENNVSSYEEYRSPLIDKELFKLDETYLI; from the coding sequence ATGAAACAAGTATCCCATAAAATAATGTCTTTTGTTATGGCAATTGTAGTGTTATTCTCTACAATGTCTTTTACTGTGAGCATGCATTATTGTGGAGAAACTTTAGTAGAAACTGCTATGTTTCATAAAGCAGAAGGTTGCGGCATGGAAATGCAAAAACCTGCCACCAAAGATTGTTCAATTACAAAAAAAGATTGCTGTAATGATGAACAAATAGTTGTAGATGGTCAAGACGAATTACAACTACAAGTAGATACTATTTCTTTTGAACAACAACTTTTTATAGCTTCATTTGTTTACACGTATATCAACCTTTTTGAAGGTTTAGAAAATAATGTATCTTCATACGAAGAATATCGATCACCTCTCATAGACAAAGAACTCTTTAAGCTAGACGAGACTTATTTAATCTGA
- a CDS encoding efflux RND transporter permease subunit has protein sequence MLNKIIKYLIENKIVAVLLLVLFIGWGTVNAPFNWDTGFLPSNPVAVDAIPDIGENQQIVFTKWDGRSPQDIEDQITYPLTSSLLGIPGVKTIRSSSMFGFSSIYIIFEEDIEFYWSRSRILEKLNSLPSNLLPDGINPTLGPDATGLGQIYWYTLEGRDKDGNVTGGWDLQELRSIQDYYVKYGLSSASGVSEVASIGGYVQEYQIDVNPELMRQYNIGLNQVVKAVKDSNKDIGAQTLEINKVEYLVRGLGYVKSIEDIENAVVTSKDFTAIKIKDIAKVTLGPAARRGILDKEGAEVVGGVVVARYGANPMEVITNVKAQIEELKGGLPSKVLADGRTSQLTIVPFYDRSELIVETLDTLSEALTLEILITILVIIVMVFNLRASILISGLLPVAILMVFVTMKLFNVDANIVALSGIAIAIGTMVDVGVILAENMIRHLDEESEKWKVKSEKVKVESENERDNVIPTERGTGGEESQNNKLSINEVIYNATAEVSGAILTAVLTTIISFVPVFTMIGAEGKLFRPLAFTKTMALSASLVIALFIIPPLAAFLFRKTTLKNSFKYIVSGVLILAGIVIVISGHYLGLIVIAFGISALLGVLGKLDAKKVNLLNIIISSIAIVFLLAEYWRPLGFNRSIFINLIFVAIICFGILGIFSIFRKYYGQILQWALANKMLFLMIPITVLISGIYIMKNTGKEFMPSLNEGSFLLMPTSLPHAGVAENKRVLQQLDMAVATIPEIETVVGKAGRTESSLDPAPLSMYENMIQYKPEYMRNSEGKRQRYKVNADGLFELKTNVIPFEIKNKARNISTALDVTNNINANDLLESKMNVIPTEQGTSDEESHNPANNNKTKRFTADGTSVENSQLIEDNDGEFFRNWRPEIKSPDDIWKEIIKVTKLPGVTSAPKLQPIETRLVMLQTGMRAPMGIKVKGQDLKQIEAFGLELERFLKQAEGVKIEAVFADRIVGKPYLLIDIDREKIARYGISIEDVQSVLKVAIGGMSLTQTVEGRERYGVRVRYPRELRGNPEDIKDIYIPVEKGNPVPLSELATIKYEQGPQVIKSEDTFLVGYVLFDKIDGFAEVDVVENAQALFQQKIDSGELTVPKGISYKFTGTYENQLRAEKTLAVVVPLALAIIFLILYFQFKSVTTSLMVFTGIAVAFAGGFIMIWLYGQDWFFNFSFFGENMRDLFNMKTINLSVAVWVGFIALFGIATDDGVVMATYLTQTFDREKPSDKISIRVAALEAAKKRIRPCLMTSVTTILALLPVLTSTGKGSDIMIPMAIPIFGGMVIDITSYFIVPVLYSWREEMKLKVKN, from the coding sequence ATGCTAAATAAGATTATTAAATATTTAATAGAAAATAAAATCGTAGCGGTTTTATTATTGGTCCTTTTTATAGGATGGGGAACTGTAAACGCTCCTTTTAATTGGGATACTGGTTTTTTACCAAGTAATCCTGTGGCTGTAGATGCCATTCCGGATATTGGCGAAAACCAACAAATTGTATTTACAAAATGGGATGGTCGTTCTCCACAAGATATAGAAGATCAAATAACCTATCCGCTCACCTCTTCTCTATTGGGTATTCCAGGAGTAAAAACCATTCGTAGTTCATCGATGTTTGGTTTCTCTAGTATTTATATCATTTTTGAAGAAGACATTGAGTTTTATTGGAGCAGAAGTAGAATTTTAGAAAAACTAAACTCCTTACCTAGCAATTTATTACCAGACGGAATTAACCCTACTTTAGGACCAGATGCCACAGGATTAGGGCAGATTTATTGGTACACTTTAGAAGGCCGTGATAAAGATGGAAACGTAACTGGTGGTTGGGATTTACAAGAATTACGCAGCATACAAGATTACTATGTAAAATATGGTTTGTCTTCTGCTAGTGGTGTATCCGAAGTGGCTTCTATTGGTGGTTATGTACAAGAATATCAAATTGATGTGAATCCAGAACTGATGCGCCAATACAATATTGGGTTAAACCAAGTTGTAAAAGCCGTTAAAGACAGTAATAAAGATATTGGCGCACAGACTTTAGAAATCAATAAAGTTGAATATTTAGTCCGTGGTTTAGGCTATGTAAAATCTATTGAAGATATAGAAAATGCAGTGGTTACTTCTAAAGATTTTACGGCTATTAAAATTAAAGATATTGCCAAAGTAACTTTAGGTCCTGCCGCTAGACGCGGGATATTAGACAAAGAAGGTGCAGAAGTTGTTGGTGGTGTTGTAGTGGCAAGATATGGTGCAAACCCTATGGAAGTAATTACGAATGTAAAAGCCCAAATAGAAGAATTAAAAGGAGGTTTACCTTCTAAAGTTTTAGCAGACGGACGTACATCGCAATTAACAATCGTTCCTTTTTATGATCGATCAGAATTAATTGTAGAAACTTTAGACACGCTTAGTGAAGCATTGACTCTTGAAATCTTAATTACTATTTTGGTAATTATTGTGATGGTTTTTAATTTAAGAGCTTCTATTTTAATTTCTGGCTTGTTACCTGTAGCTATTTTAATGGTGTTTGTAACCATGAAACTCTTTAATGTGGACGCCAATATTGTGGCATTATCTGGTATTGCCATCGCTATTGGTACCATGGTTGATGTTGGCGTTATTCTCGCCGAAAACATGATTCGCCATCTCGACGAGGAAAGTGAAAAGTGGAAAGTGAAGAGTGAAAAGGTAAAAGTGGAAAGTGAAAATGAACGCGATAATGTCATTCCGACAGAACGAGGTACGGGTGGCGAGGAATCTCAGAACAACAAACTATCTATAAACGAAGTTATTTACAACGCTACTGCAGAAGTTTCTGGTGCTATTTTAACTGCGGTTTTAACAACTATTATCAGTTTTGTGCCTGTATTTACAATGATTGGTGCCGAGGGTAAATTGTTTAGACCTTTAGCGTTTACAAAAACAATGGCGTTATCAGCGTCTTTAGTGATTGCTTTGTTTATAATTCCGCCTTTAGCAGCTTTTTTATTCCGTAAAACAACGCTAAAAAACTCGTTTAAATACATTGTAAGTGGTGTTTTAATTCTTGCTGGAATTGTAATTGTTATAAGTGGACATTATTTAGGTCTTATAGTAATCGCTTTCGGAATTTCTGCCTTATTAGGTGTTTTAGGAAAGCTAGATGCTAAAAAAGTCAATCTCCTTAATATCATTATTTCATCAATTGCCATTGTATTTCTATTGGCAGAATATTGGAGACCTTTAGGTTTTAATCGTAGTATTTTTATCAACCTTATTTTTGTGGCTATTATTTGCTTCGGAATTTTAGGAATATTCTCAATTTTCAGAAAATATTACGGACAAATTTTACAATGGGCTTTGGCGAACAAAATGTTGTTTTTAATGATTCCGATAACGGTTCTTATTTCTGGAATATACATTATGAAAAACACAGGTAAAGAGTTTATGCCTTCTTTAAATGAAGGTTCTTTTCTACTAATGCCAACATCTTTGCCACATGCTGGTGTAGCAGAAAACAAACGTGTGTTACAGCAATTAGATATGGCGGTTGCTACCATTCCGGAAATTGAAACGGTGGTTGGTAAAGCTGGTAGAACAGAGTCTTCTTTAGATCCTGCGCCTTTATCGATGTACGAAAACATGATTCAGTATAAACCGGAATACATGCGTAATTCCGAAGGAAAAAGACAACGCTATAAAGTAAATGCGGATGGTTTGTTTGAGTTAAAAACAAATGTCATTCCTTTCGAAATCAAGAATAAAGCGAGAAACATCTCGACTGCGCTCGATGTGACAAATAATATAAATGCTAATGACTTATTAGAATCGAAAATGAATGTCATTCCGACAGAGCAAGGAACGAGCGACGAGGAATCTCATAATCCTGCTAATAACAACAAAACAAAACGTTTTACTGCTGACGGAACATCTGTTGAAAACTCTCAATTAATAGAAGACAACGACGGAGAATTCTTTAGAAACTGGCGACCAGAAATTAAAAGTCCAGATGATATTTGGAAAGAAATTATTAAAGTTACCAAATTACCCGGTGTTACTTCTGCCCCAAAATTACAACCTATAGAAACCCGATTGGTGATGCTACAAACAGGTATGCGCGCACCCATGGGAATTAAAGTAAAAGGACAAGATTTAAAACAAATTGAAGCTTTTGGTTTAGAGTTAGAACGCTTTTTAAAACAAGCGGAAGGCGTTAAAATAGAAGCTGTTTTTGCGGATAGAATTGTTGGTAAACCTTATTTATTAATAGACATTGATAGAGAAAAAATAGCACGTTATGGCATTTCTATAGAGGATGTACAAAGTGTACTAAAAGTTGCCATTGGTGGTATGTCTTTAACCCAAACGGTTGAAGGTAGAGAACGTTATGGCGTTAGAGTGCGTTATCCTAGAGAATTACGTGGCAATCCAGAAGACATAAAAGACATTTATATTCCTGTAGAAAAAGGGAACCCTGTACCTTTAAGTGAATTAGCGACTATTAAATATGAACAAGGTCCGCAAGTGATAAAAAGTGAAGACACTTTTTTAGTGGGCTATGTTTTGTTTGATAAAATAGACGGTTTTGCAGAAGTTGATGTGGTTGAAAATGCACAAGCTTTATTTCAACAAAAAATAGATTCAGGAGAATTAACGGTTCCAAAAGGGATCAGTTATAAATTTACGGGTACTTATGAGAACCAACTAAGAGCAGAAAAAACATTAGCAGTTGTGGTGCCTTTAGCATTGGCTATTATTTTCTTGATACTGTATTTTCAGTTTAAATCTGTTACTACCTCATTAATGGTATTTACGGGAATTGCCGTGGCATTTGCAGGTGGTTTTATTATGATTTGGTTGTATGGACAAGATTGGTTCTTCAATTTTAGCTTCTTTGGTGAGAATATGCGAGATCTTTTCAATATGAAAACCATCAATTTAAGTGTTGCCGTTTGGGTTGGTTTTATTGCCTTATTCGGAATTGCAACAGACGATGGAGTTGTCATGGCAACTTACTTAACTCAGACTTTTGATCGTGAAAAACCATCAGATAAAATAAGCATTAGAGTTGCTGCATTAGAAGCCGCTAAGAAACGTATCCGTCCGTGTTTAATGACATCAGTAACTACTATTTTGGCATTATTACCCGTTTTAACATCCACAGGAAAAGGAAGTGATATTATGATTCCGATGGCTATACCGATTTTTGGAGGAATGGTTATAGACATTACCTCCTACTTTATCGTGCCGGTTTTATATAGCTGGAGAGAAGAAATGAAGTTAAAAGTGAAAAACTAA
- a CDS encoding four helix bundle protein, translating into MAKSILKDKSYAFAILIVKLSQLLVTEKKEYVLSKQLLRSGTAIGALIREAEFAQSKADFIHKMSISLKEANETLYWIDLLKDTNYIDKQQHENHYQLNKELVAMLVSSIKTSKSRL; encoded by the coding sequence ATGGCTAAAAGTATTTTAAAAGATAAAAGTTATGCCTTTGCTATTTTAATTGTGAAATTATCTCAGTTACTAGTTACAGAAAAAAAGGAGTATGTGTTAAGTAAACAACTCTTAAGAAGCGGTACCGCTATTGGTGCATTAATTCGTGAGGCGGAATTTGCACAGAGTAAAGCTGATTTTATTCATAAAATGAGTATCTCTCTTAAAGAAGCAAATGAAACTTTGTATTGGATAGATTTATTAAAAGACACAAATTATATTGATAAACAACAACATGAAAATCATTATCAATTAAATAAAGAATTGGTAGCTATGTTGGTTAGTTCCATAAAAACATCAAAATCTAGATTGTAA
- a CDS encoding TolC family protein, producing the protein MTNSIKKVLHFIIFSFSLFIVHSVNAQELETYINIALENNPEIQKFELQYRIASEKVNEVNTLPNTEFSAGYFVLEPETRTGTQRFKVSAKQMLPWFGTITSRENYASSLADTKYEDIVIAKRKLMVSVSQSYYKLYVNKAKQAILVENSKLLKTYEALALTSIEVGKASAVDLFRLQMRQNELEQLRLVLEQQFLTEQTTFNNLLNREKGIKIDVVDALLMPSKDFDINTNNLDLHPELLKYDKLFQSVAQSELMNQKESQPSFGFGFDYINIHAGPDITFSEKGKDIFMPTVALSIPIFNKKYKSKTKQNELQQQEIEAQKQERLNTLETFLEKAINDRISARITYNTQVKNLKQAKAAEDILIKSYETGTIDFNDVLDIQELQLKFQMNQIEAVKNYYVQTTNINYLIN; encoded by the coding sequence ATGACGAATTCTATAAAAAAAGTACTGCATTTCATTATTTTTAGTTTTTCACTTTTCATTGTTCACTCTGTAAATGCACAAGAACTAGAAACTTACATTAACATCGCTTTAGAAAACAATCCTGAAATTCAGAAATTTGAGTTACAGTATCGAATTGCTTCAGAAAAAGTAAATGAAGTAAACACATTGCCAAATACAGAATTTAGTGCAGGTTATTTTGTATTAGAGCCAGAAACACGAACAGGAACACAGCGTTTTAAAGTATCAGCAAAACAAATGTTGCCTTGGTTTGGAACCATTACATCTCGTGAAAATTATGCGAGTTCTTTGGCCGATACAAAGTATGAAGATATTGTAATTGCCAAACGAAAATTAATGGTTTCCGTGTCACAATCATACTATAAATTATATGTAAACAAAGCCAAACAAGCTATTTTGGTTGAAAACAGCAAACTGCTTAAAACCTATGAAGCCTTAGCATTAACGTCTATTGAAGTCGGTAAAGCTTCTGCAGTAGATCTTTTTAGATTGCAAATGCGTCAGAATGAGTTAGAGCAATTAAGGTTGGTTTTAGAACAACAGTTTTTAACGGAACAAACTACTTTTAACAACCTTTTAAATAGAGAAAAAGGGATTAAAATTGATGTTGTAGATGCTTTGTTAATGCCTTCTAAAGATTTTGACATCAACACTAATAATTTAGACTTACACCCTGAATTATTAAAATACGACAAACTATTTCAGTCGGTAGCACAATCTGAATTAATGAATCAAAAAGAAAGTCAGCCTTCTTTTGGTTTTGGATTCGATTACATCAATATTCATGCAGGTCCAGACATCACTTTTAGTGAAAAAGGAAAAGATATTTTTATGCCAACGGTAGCCTTATCAATCCCTATTTTTAATAAGAAGTACAAATCGAAAACAAAGCAAAATGAGTTGCAACAACAAGAAATTGAAGCACAAAAACAAGAACGTTTAAACACTTTAGAAACCTTTTTAGAGAAAGCAATAAACGATCGTATTTCGGCAAGAATCACTTACAATACACAAGTTAAAAACTTAAAACAAGCTAAGGCAGCAGAAGACATTTTAATTAAAAGCTATGAAACCGGAACGATTGATTTTAATGACGTTTTAGACATTCAAGAATTGCAATTAAAATTTCAAATGAATCAGATTGAAGCAGTAAAAAACTACTATGTTCAAACCACAAACATCAATTATTTAATCAATTAA